In the Molothrus ater isolate BHLD 08-10-18 breed brown headed cowbird chromosome 26, BPBGC_Mater_1.1, whole genome shotgun sequence genome, one interval contains:
- the MARCHF2 gene encoding E3 ubiquitin-protein ligase MARCHF2, with protein sequence MTTGDCCHLPGSLCDCPGSAALSKSVEESDMGRPQYITQVTAKDGRLLSTVIKALGAQSDGPICRICHEGGNGEGLLSPCDCTGTLGTVHKSCLEKWLSSSNTSYCELCHTEFVVERRPRPLTEWLKDPGPRNEKRTLFCDMVCFLFITPLAAISGWLCLRGAQDHLQFNSRLEAIGLIALTIALFTIYVLWTLVSFRYHCQLYSEWRRTNQKVRLMIPASRSPHPVPHSLLSAKLMKKAADETTV encoded by the exons atGACGACAGGCGACTGCTGCCACCTCCCCGGCTCCCTCTGCGACTGCCCGGGAAGTGCTGCCCTGTCCAAGTCTGTGGAGGAGTCGGACATGGGCCGCCCTCAGTACATCACCCAGGTCACGGCCAAGGACGGCCGGCTCCTCTCCACCGTGATCAAGGCGCTGGGCGCCCAGAG TGATGGTCCCATCTGTCGAATCTGTCATGAAGGTGGAAATGGGGAGGGACTGCTTTCCCCATGTGACTGCACAGGAACACTGGGCACCGTGCACAAGAGCTGCCTGGAAAAATGGTTATCCTCCTCCAACACAAGTTACTGTGAGCTCTGCCACACAGAATTTGTTGTAGAAAGAAGACCAAGACCCTTGACAGAG TGGCTGAAGGACCCCGGGCCCCGCAATGAGAAGAGGACGCTGTTCTGTGACATGGTGTGTTTCCTGTTCATCACTCCCCTGGCGGCCATCTCGGGCTGGCTGTGTCTGCGAGGCGCCCAGGACCACCTGCAGTTCAACAGCCGCCTGGAGGCCATCGGACTCATAGCACTCACTATAGCACTTTTCACCATCTACGTCCTCTGGACACTG GTCTCGTTCCGCTACCACTGCCAGCTGTACTCGGAGTGGCGAAGGACCAACCAGAAGGTCCGGCTGATGATCCCGGCCTCGCGGAGCCCTCACCCCGTGCCCCACTCCCTGCTCTCCGCCAAGCTCATGAAGAAGGCCGCGGATGAGACCACGGTCTGA
- the RAB11B gene encoding ras-related protein Rab-11B, producing MGTRDDEYDYLFKVVLIGDSGVGKSNLLSRFTRNEFNLESKSTIGVEFATRSIQVDGKTIKAQIWDTAGQERYRAITSAYYRGAVGALLVYDIAKHLTYENVERWLKELRDHADNNIVIMLVGNKSDLRHLRAVPTDEARAFAEKNNLSFIETSALDSTNVEEAFKNILTEIYRIVSQKQIADRSAHDESPGNNVVDISVPPTTDGQKSNKLQCCQNL from the exons TTGTGTTGATTGGAGACTCTGGAGTTGGGAAAAGTAATCTTCTGTCACGTTTCACACGCAATGAGTTCAATCTGGAAAGTAAGAGCACCATTGGGGTGGAATTTGCCACCAGGAGCATCCAGGTGGATGGGAAGACGATAAAAGCCCAGATCTGGGATACCGCAGGCCAGGAGCGATACCGCGCCATTACCTCAGC ATATTACCGCGGTGCTGTCGGGGCTCTGCTCGTCTATGACATTGCCAAACACCTCACCTACGAGAATGTGGAGCGCTGGCTGAAGGAGCTGCGGGACCACGCCGACAACAACATCGTGATCATGCTGGTGGGCAACAAGAGCGACCTGCGCCACCTGCGGGCCGTGCCCACCGACGAGGCCCGGGCCTTCGCAG aaaaaaataacttatCTTTTATTGAAACATCTGCTCTGGACTCTACAAATGTAGAAGAAGCCTTCAAGAACATCCTTACAG AAATCTACCGCATCGTGTCGCAGAAGCAAATCGCCGACCGGTCTGCGCACGATGAGTCCCCTGGCAACAACGTCGTGGATATCAGCGTCCCGCCAACCACTGACGGACAGAAATCCAACAAACTCCAGTGCTGTCAGAACCTGTGA